The Cherax quadricarinatus isolate ZL_2023a unplaced genomic scaffold, ASM3850222v1 Contig1793, whole genome shotgun sequence nucleotide sequence GTCAGGGTGCGCTTCAAGGTCGCCAGTTTGTTCAGCACCTGCCGCGGCAGTGACCTCAACAGAGTCATCAGATTGAGCAGTATCGAGCGTAGAGAGGTCCACAACGAGGTCATCAGACTGACATGAGGGAAGGCTCTGCGTTTCATCGTTGTCGAGATCTGGTTCTTTCTTCATAGGCTCCTCTATATCAGATGAACTGATCCCATCTTCCACAGGCTGTAAGTCATAAAGAGAACATATTTATCACTTTCAAATAAAGGAGTGGGACTCGTCTCTAATCTACCAAAGGAGGGAACATAGAAAGACATACCCTTTCCTGAGGAAGTCTTTGTTTGCGTTTCCTGCTATCATCACAATGACACCGCTTTAGGAGTTTGAAGCCGGTGTGTTCCTTCCCTTCCAATCTACCAGCCGATAAAATCAAAACTTTACAAATTCTGACTGGCCCAGTGAAaactgttgaagaaaaaaaaaaggagactcaactttaaaattattataagtctcttgcgctcgttttgtttcgt carries:
- the LOC128705171 gene encoding uncharacterized protein, with translation MVKEADILDSVFTGPVRICKVLILSAGRLEGKEHTGFKLLKRCHCDDSRKRKQRLPQERPVEDGISSSDIEEPMKKEPDLDNDETQSLPSCQSDDLVVDLSTLDTAQSDDSVEVTAAAGAEQTGDLEAHPDGQSEKEGKTPDVRVNAGDGVKPAAGVKTAGGVKADVDVPEKEIIFEREVINLTESEQEERSHSV